The DNA segment GCTGCATCTTTTAGTTCCGTGATCATGTGTTTTGGAATTTCTTTATTGTATTTATAATACATTTTGTGTTCTAGACTTGCCCAAAAATCCATGGCAATGGTACGAATTTGGACTTCAACATACGTGAACTCCTCACGATCTGACATGAAGATCGGAATTTCTAGTATGAGATGAAGACTTTGGTAACCATTCGGTTTAGGATTTTTAATATAGTCCTTTGTTTCAACCACCCGGATATCCTTTTGGTTTGCAATCATTGTATATAATTCATAAATGTCGGAACTAAACGAACAAGTAATACGGATCCCAGCGATATCTTTTACATTTTCTTTAATAGATTGAAGGGTAAAGTCAAGACCCTTTCGATACACTTTTTTCAATATACTTTCAGGTGACTTCAATCGTGATTTCACATGTTCTATTGGATTATAATCATGAATATAATTAAACTCATCTTTTAAGATATTAATTTTTGTATTCATTTCATCTAAGGCAAACTTAAATGCCATCATGAATCGAGTTAATTCAACCTTTATTGCCTTCAATTCTTTTAAATCAATACCTTGTCCAATTGCCAAACGATAACTTCCTCTCTGAAGATGAATTAATCAGTATTATTCCATCGTATGATTGGTTCCCAACCGTTCCAAAGTCTCAGGGGGAAAAATCATCCTACAGATGACCTTAGCTATATTTGGATAATTTGCCTTTTTCCCTGTTTGACGCTCTTTTTC comes from the Neobacillus sp. PS2-9 genome and includes:
- a CDS encoding GTP pyrophosphokinase family protein, with protein sequence MAIGQGIDLKELKAIKVELTRFMMAFKFALDEMNTKINILKDEFNYIHDYNPIEHVKSRLKSPESILKKVYRKGLDFTLQSIKENVKDIAGIRITCSFSSDIYELYTMIANQKDIRVVETKDYIKNPKPNGYQSLHLILEIPIFMSDREEFTYVEVQIRTIAMDFWASLEHKMYYKYNKEIPKHMITELKDAAIMATQLDRKMEQLHREISEIKKADEEQEKHLLIDKGKFDITFLETILQKSK